Part of the Pseudomonas sp. ADAK13 genome is shown below.
GGTGTTCAATGGTCTGCGCCTGTTGCGCAAATAGTCGATGAGAGGGTGGTGTGCTGAGTGCCGAGCTGAAGGCGTTTTACATGGTCGCCCGCCTGGGCAGCATTACCCAGGCGGCGAAAAAGCTCGGGCTGAGCCAGCCCACGGTGACCACCCAGATTCGTCACCTGGAAAGCCAGTACTCGGTGGAGTTGTTCTACCGCGGCGGGCGACGCTTGACGGTCAGCGACGAAGGCGCGCGGCTGTTGCCGATGGTCAAGGCGCTGTTGCAGCAGGAAGCGGATATCGAGTTTTTCCTGCGCAACAGTGGCCAGGTGCAGGGCGCGTTGAGGATTGCCGCGACGGCGCCGTATTACATCCTCGACCTGGTCAAAACCTTCCGCGAGCGGCTGCCACAGGTTGAGGTCTCGGTGGAAATCGGCAACTCCCAGCAAGTGCTGGAAGCGCTGGATGATTACCGCGTTGACGTTGCCGCCTCATCCCAGTTGCTTGAAGACCCGCGCCTGATTCGCCGGGTGTTGGGCATGGACCCGCTGGTGCTGGCGGTGCACCGCAACCATCCGCTGGCGGTGCTCGACCATGTACCGCTGACCGCGCTGGCCGGGCACACCCTGCTGATGCGCGAACCGGGCTCCACCACCCGCCGATTGACCGAAGAAATGTTGCAGGGCGCCGGCGTGAGTTACGGGCCGCTGCTGGAGATCGGCAGCCGGGAATCGATTCGTGAGGCGGTGCTGCGCAATATCGGCATCAGCATCATCGCCCGCCAGGAAGTGCCCCACGACCCGCAATTGCGGGTGCTGACCATCGAGAATGCCCCGCAGATTCCCGAGTACCTCTACTGCCTGAAAGAGCGAAAGGGCGCGCGGTTGCCAGCGGCTTTTCTGGGGTTGGCGCAGGAAATGTCCCCGATCTGAAGGCGCCATCGCAGGCAAGCCAGCTCCCACAGTTGGAATGCATTTCTCTGGCCCAACTCGATCAACTGTGGGAGCCGGGCTTGCCCGCGATGGCGCCAGTCCAGGCAAAACCTTCCTCAAGCCCTACCCAAATCCACCAATACCACTATCGCCACGTTTTGCCTTTCTGCCACATGAGGGACGCATTGCCTCCCTAGGATGACCTTCATCAGTTTGATGAGGTGCCTCCATGAACACAGCCATGACCAACCCCGGCGCGCCAATGAAAGTGCGCGGTGTGCAGAAACGCTTCGGCGCCTTTACCGCGCTGGATAACGTGTCTTTGGACGTCGCCGCCGGCGAACTGGTGTGCCTGCTGGGCCCGTCGGGCTGCGGCAAGACCACCTTGCTGCGCTGCATTGCGGGCCTGGAACGCCAGGACAGCGGCGAGTTGTACCTCGGCGAACGCGACGTTTCCCTGCTGGCACCGCAGGCGCGGGACTACGGCATTCTGTTCCAGTCCTACGCGCTGTTTCCCAATCTCACTGTCGAAGCGAACATCGGCTACGGCCTCACCGGCAGTGGTCGCGATGAAGTGCGCAAGCGCGTCGGGCAGATGCTGGAACTGGTCGGCCTGGTGGGCAGCGAAAAGAAATACCCCGGCCAACTCTCCGGCGGCCAGCAACAACGTGTAGCCCTGGCCCGCGCCCTGGCACCGGCGCCGTCCTTGCTGCTGCTGGACGAACCCATGTCGGCCCTCGACGCCCGGGTGCGCGAGCATCTGTGCACCGAGCTGCGCCAACTGCAACGCCGCCTGGGTATTACCACGTTGATGGTCACCCACAACCAGGACGAGGCCATGTTGATGGCCGACCGCATCGCCGTGATGAACAACGGCAAGGTCGAGCAATACGCCACGCCCCAGGAAATCTACGACCGCCCGGCCACACCGTTTGTGGCCGAGTTCGTCGGCCAGGGCAACTGGCTGCCGTTCAGCCGCAACAGCGCCAGCCACGCTCAGGTCGGCGGGATGAATATGCGTCTGGCAGACAACGCAGGCGTTGCCAAATCGGGTCGTCTGTTCTGCCGCCCGGAAGCCATCAGCGTCAACCCGCCGGTGCATGAAGAAAACCTGTTCCCGGCCAAGGTCCGCGAGATCACCTTCCTCGGCAACCGCTGCCGCATGAGCTTCGAACTGGACCAACTGCCCGGCCATCCGCTGCTGGCCGAACTGGCGCCGGAAGCCATGCCGCGCCTCGGCGCCCAGGACATCTGGGTCGCGCTGCCCCCGCGCAGCCTGCAGGTGTTTGCCTGAGATGGCCCGCGATATGACTCTGCCGATACCCGATAACGTGGCTCGACAGATTTCCCGTGCCGAACTCGGCGACCGTATTTTTGTTGTTGGCGGCAAGCTGCTCTGGCTGTGCCTGTTGGGCGTGGCGGTACTGATGCCGCTGCTGGCGATCTTCTGGCGCGGTTTCAGCAGTGAAGCCGGGCAGGGCGGTGGCCTGGTGGCGGCGTGGGAGTTGGTCACCAGCGATAACTTCCACTGGTTGCTGGGTAACAGCCTGAAGGTTTCCGTCAGCGTGGCGGCCATCGTCGTACCGCTGGCTTACCTGTTTGCCTACGCCCTGCAACGCACGTTGATTCCCGGCAAGGCGATCTGGCGCGGCATGTCGTTGCTGC
Proteins encoded:
- a CDS encoding LysR family transcriptional regulator → MLSAELKAFYMVARLGSITQAAKKLGLSQPTVTTQIRHLESQYSVELFYRGGRRLTVSDEGARLLPMVKALLQQEADIEFFLRNSGQVQGALRIAATAPYYILDLVKTFRERLPQVEVSVEIGNSQQVLEALDDYRVDVAASSQLLEDPRLIRRVLGMDPLVLAVHRNHPLAVLDHVPLTALAGHTLLMREPGSTTRRLTEEMLQGAGVSYGPLLEIGSRESIREAVLRNIGISIIARQEVPHDPQLRVLTIENAPQIPEYLYCLKERKGARLPAAFLGLAQEMSPI
- a CDS encoding putative 2-aminoethylphosphonate ABC transporter ATP-binding protein, with the translated sequence MNTAMTNPGAPMKVRGVQKRFGAFTALDNVSLDVAAGELVCLLGPSGCGKTTLLRCIAGLERQDSGELYLGERDVSLLAPQARDYGILFQSYALFPNLTVEANIGYGLTGSGRDEVRKRVGQMLELVGLVGSEKKYPGQLSGGQQQRVALARALAPAPSLLLLDEPMSALDARVREHLCTELRQLQRRLGITTLMVTHNQDEAMLMADRIAVMNNGKVEQYATPQEIYDRPATPFVAEFVGQGNWLPFSRNSASHAQVGGMNMRLADNAGVAKSGRLFCRPEAISVNPPVHEENLFPAKVREITFLGNRCRMSFELDQLPGHPLLAELAPEAMPRLGAQDIWVALPPRSLQVFA